In one window of Miscanthus floridulus cultivar M001 chromosome 12, ASM1932011v1, whole genome shotgun sequence DNA:
- the LOC136497107 gene encoding probable arabinosyltransferase ARAD1 translates to MKRLPFLAVPVLLLLLSLSFFLFRPTSPPVLSSRQAFEPDRRLRAYVADLPRALNYGLLDRYWSLRAADSRIQASSDPDHPPPHDHPPYPENPLIKQYSAEYWLLASLRAATTATAAVRVVADWREADVVFVPFFATLSAEMELGWGTKGAFRKKDGNEDYRRQREVVDRVTSHPAWRRSGGRDHIFVLTDPVAMWHVRAEIAPAILLVVDFGGWYKLDSKSASRNSSRMIQHTQVSLLKDVIVPYTHLLPTLLLSENKDRPTLLYFKGAKHRHRGGLVREKLWDLLDNELDVIMEEGFPNATGREQSIKGMRTSEFCLHPSGDTPTSCRLFDAIASLCIPVIVSDEVELPFEGIIDYTEFLIFVSVSNAMRPKWLTSYLRNISKQQKDEFRRNLARVQPIFEYDTSYSMSRGSSSIDGAVNHIWKKIHHKLPMIQEAIIREKRKPEGVSTPLRCHCT, encoded by the exons ATGAAGCGGCTCCCCTTCCTGGCCGTCCccgtcctcctgctcctcctctccctctccttcttcctcttccggCCTACTTCCCCGCCGGTCCTCAGCTCTCGGCAAGCCTTCGAACCCGACCGCCGTCTCAGGGCCTACGTGGCGGACCTCCCCCGCGCGCTCAACTACGGCCTGCTCGACCGCTACTGGTCCCTCCGCGCCGCGGACTCCCGCATCCAGGCCTCGTCCGACCCCGACCACCCGCCCCCTCACGATCACCCGCCGTACCCCGAGAACCCCCTCATCAAGCAGTACAGCGCCGAGTACTGGCTCCTCGCCTCCCTCCGcgcggcgacgacggcgacggccgcCGTGAGGGTCGTCGCGGACTGGAGGGAAGCCGATGTCGTCTTCGTCCCCTTCTTCGCCACGCTGTCCGCGGAGATGGAGCTCGGGTGGGGAACCAAAGGCGCCTTCCGCAAGAAGGACGGCAACGAAGACTACCGGCGGCAGCGGGAGGTCGTCGACCGCGTCACCTCCCACCCTGCGTGGCGCAGGTCCGGCGGCCGCGACCACATCTTCGTTCTGACAG ACCCTGTGGCTATGTGGCACGTCCGAGCTGAGATTGCTCCTGCAATTCTTTTGGTGGTTGATTTTGGAGGATGGTATAAACTTGATTCAAAGTCTGCAAGCAGAAACTCGTCTCGTATGATACAGCACACTCAAGTGTCATTGCTTAAGGATGTTATTGTGCCTTACACGCATTTGCTTCCAACGCTCCTCTTATCAGAGAATAAAGATCGTCCCACCCTTCTCTACTTCAAGGGTGCGAAGCATAGGCATCGG GGTGGTTTAGTGCGAGAGAAATTATGGGATTTGCTAGATAATGAGCTTGATGTTATCATGGAAGAAGGTTTCCCTAATGCCACCGGACGTGAACAATCAATAAAAGGGATGCGTACATCAGAATTTTGCTTGCACCCATCTGGTGACACCCCAACTTCATGTCGCCTCTTTGATGCTATTGCCAGTCTTTGCATACCAGTCATTGTTAGCGATGAGGTTGAGCTCCCTTTTGAAGGGATAATAGACTACACAGAATTCTTGATTTTTGTGTCAGTCAGTAATGCTATGAGACCGAAATGGCTAACGAGCTACTTGAGGAATATTTCCAAGCAGCAGAAGGATGAGTTCCGAAGAAACCTGGCTCGTGTTCAACCTATCTTTGAATATGACACCAGTTACTCCATGAGCAGAGGCTCTAGCTCCATCGATGGTGCTGTGAATCACATATGGAAGAAGATTCATCATAAACTGCCAATGATTCAGGAGGCAATCATCAGGGAAAAGCGGAAGCCTGAGGGCGTGTCAACCCCGCTCCGGTGTCATTGTACATGA